TCGTGTTCGTGGTCTGCGCCAACAAGGTCAGGCTGCTAACGCTAATGTAGCCACACGTTAATGTAGCCTCATGCTAACAGAGCCACACGCTAACGTAGCCTCACGCTAATGTAGCCTCACGCTAACGTAGCCACACGTTAACGTAGCCACACGCTAATGTAGCCTCACGCTAACGTAGCCACACGCTAACGTAGCCTCACGCTAATGTAGCCACACGCTAATGTAGCCTCACGTTAACGTAGCCTCACGCTAATGTAGCCTCACGCTAACGTAGCCACACGTTAACGTAGCCACACGCTAACGTAGCCTCACGCTAACGTAGCCTCACGCTAACATAGCCACACGCTAATGTAGCCTCACGCTAACGTAGCCTCACGCTAACGTAGCCTCACGCTAATGTAGCCTCACGCTAACGTAGCCACACGCTAATGTAGCCTCATGCTAATGTAGCCTCATGTTAATGTAGCCACACGCTAACGTAGCCACACGCTAATGTAGCCTCATGCTAACTTAGTCCTGTGTCTGCCCTGTGTCCGTCACATGTCTGTCCTGTGTCCGTCACGTGTCCATGTCCGTCACGTGTCTGTCCTGTGTCCGTCACGTGTCTGTCCTGTGTCCGTCACgtgtctgtcctgtgtccttCACATGTCCATGTCCGTCCTGTGTCCGTCCTGTGTCCGTCTtgtgtctgtcctgtgtccATGTGAACAGGTGGACCTGACGAAGAGACGGGTCGTggatgagggggaggggcgTCTGTGGGCGGAGTCTAGAGGCTTTCATTACTTTGAAACGTCGGCGCAGAGCGGAGAGGGCATCAACGAGATGttccaggtacacacacacacacacacacacacacactcacactcacactcacacacacactctctcacacacacacacacacacacacacacacacacactctctctcacacacacactcacacagacacacacacacacacacacacacacacacagacagttagtgtgtttgttctctgagcgtgtgtgtgtgtgtgtgtgtgtgtgtgtgtgtggactcagGCGTTCTTCTCGTCCATCACCGACATGTGTGAGAACGGCGGGAAGCGTCCGGTGTCCGAGGTCAGCGTGGGCTTCACCAAAGAGCAGGCCGACACCATCCGACGCATCCGCAACAGCAAAGACTCATGGGATATGCTGGGCGTCAAACCTGGAGCCACGCGGTGAGTGGGGTCAAAGGTCgagctgggtgtgtgtgtgtgtgtgtgtgtgtgtgtgtgtgtgtgcccttcacgctgtttgtttcctgtttgtttcagggAGGAAGTGAACAAGGCGTACAGGAAGTTGGCGGTCCTGCTGCACCCGGACAAATGTGTTGCCCCCGGCAGCGAGGACGCCTTCAAGGCCGTGGTGAACGCTCGCACGTCACTACTGAAGAACATCAaataacacacctgaacacacacacctgaacacacacacctgaacatacacctgaacacacacacctgaacacacacacctgaacacacacacctgaacattCACCTGAACATTCACCTGAACACatacacctgaacacatctgaacacatacacctgaacacatacacctgaacacacacacctgaacccTCTGACAGACACTGGACCTCTGGTCACTCAGACATGGACTGAagaacacgcacgcacacacacacagtttatttattctatatttaaCATAAAGGTCTGATGTGCcaacatagtgtgtgtgtgtgtgtgtgtgtgtgtgtgtgtgtgtgagatgtcaTCAGTGACGTCACAAACTCGTTAATAAAGTTTGGTTCTCGTTAATGAAGTATTAATCAGGTGTGTGTCGTCCTGTGTGCCAAAGTTTGCAGGTGTGACATCATAATTAATatgcatgtttaatgttaacGATGTGAAAGCCgtctgatgacatcacagcatGTCTGCGTGATGATTGGTCAGACTCAGCTGCTGTTTACAGGATGACAGTGACCTCACCAATGCTCTTTAATGACACGTTACGTAACGAGCCATCTCCTCATTAACACTGAGCGTCTCTGATGATCCAGGTCATGATGAAATCAGTCAAATTAACGAGTCACGTGTCGTCAACAGGTGTGAAGCGGAGGCGGAGCTTCCACCTGGCACGTGTTCGTTAGCACTAGTACGTTGTTTCAGCGTTTCTGTCCAAACGTTCTCAGAACATTAATGATCAGTCGTGATGTCATCAACACTTCAGTCATGTGACGTGTGGATGATGCGTTTCCTGTGAGGTCACagtaatgtttcattttatctaCATTAGTGAGGACACGAGTGTTTaaatgacgtgtgtgtgtgtgtgtgtgtgtgtgtgtgtgtctgtgtgtgtgtgtgtgtgtgatgatagTCTGTACAAATTAAGCGTTGGTTTAAAGTTTCTCAA
This is a stretch of genomic DNA from Larimichthys crocea isolate SSNF chromosome XIX, L_crocea_2.0, whole genome shotgun sequence. It encodes these proteins:
- the dnajc27 gene encoding dnaJ homolog subfamily C member 27 — encoded protein: METNAPKRRDNKKSLRVKVISLGNAEVGKSCIIKRYCEKRFVPKYLATIGIDYGVTKVQVRDREIKVNIFDMAGHPFFYEVRNEFYKDSQGVLLVYDVGLRESFDALDSWLGEMKQEMGSQANMDSIVFVVCANKVDLTKRRVVDEGEGRLWAESRGFHYFETSAQSGEGINEMFQAFFSSITDMCENGGKRPVSEVSVGFTKEQADTIRRIRNSKDSWDMLGVKPGATREEVNKAYRKLAVLLHPDKCVAPGSEDAFKAVVNARTSLLKNIK